One genomic window of Euleptes europaea isolate rEulEur1 chromosome 8, rEulEur1.hap1, whole genome shotgun sequence includes the following:
- the RBIS gene encoding ribosomal biogenesis factor yields the protein MGKNKAKGQKQKNVFQVANKNITKAKSKAKPVTTSLKKINIVNDEKVNTVNKIFTEVQKEVKQLSKATASDLPKRHLVPKTTEREPTNVDAATNLLSQL from the exons ATGGGAAAAAACAAAGCGAAAGGACAGAAGCAGAAGAATGTATTCCAGGTGGCCAACAAAAACATCACGAAGGCAAAAAGTAAAGCCAAGCCAGTGACAACCAGTCTGAAAAAG ATCAATATAGTGAATGATGAAAAAGTTAACACAGTAAATAAGATATTTACAGAAGTACAGAAAGAAGTCAAGCAGTTATCCAAAGCCACTGCATCAGATCTACCAAAGAGGCATCTG GTTCCAAAGACCACGGAAAGAGAACCGACAAATGTGGATGCTGCTACCAACTTACTGTCTCAGTTGTAG
- the LOC130481554 gene encoding carbonic anhydrase 13-like: MLHWGYEEDNGPSHWKEVFPIANGDRQSPIDIRTQDTKYDPTLRPLSPNYDPTSAKVILNNGHSTSVEFDDTENKSVLSGGPLIGNYRLRQIHFHWGPSDETGSEHAVDGTKFAAELHVVHWNAEKYPTFVEAARQPDGLAVMAVFLKVGECNSQLKKITDLLDAIKVKGKQRTFTNFDPSCLLPHSLDYWTYLGSLTVPPLLESVIWIILREPINVCSEQLAKFRSILCTGDGEAACRMLKNFRPPQPLRGREVRRN; encoded by the exons ATGCTGCACTGGGGATACGAGGAGGACAACG GGCCTTCTCATTGGAAGGAAGTTTTCCCCATTGCTAATGGAGACCGTCAATCTCCCATCGATATCCGAACTCAGGACACCAAATATGACCCCACTCTGCGTCCTCTCAGTCCTAACTATGATCCCACTTCTGCTAAAGTCATTCTTAACAACGGACACTCCACTAGTGTGGAATTTGATGACACTGAAAACAAATCAG TGCTGAGTGGGGGTCCACTCATTGGAAACTATAGGCTGCGGCAAATTCATTTCCATTGGGGGCCCAGTGATGAGACTGGCTCTGAGCATGCAGTGGATGGAACAAAATTCGCAGCAGAG CTTCATGTGGTCCATTGGAATGCAGAAAAGTACCCCACTTTTGTTGAGGCTGCTCGCCAGCCAGATGGATTAGCAGTCATGGCTGTTTTCTTAAAG GTGGGTGAGTGTAACTCACAGCTGAAGAAAATCACAGACCTTTTGGATGCGATTAAAGTAAAG ggtaAGCAGCGCACATTTACCAACTTCGACCCCTCCTGTTTGCTCCCTCACTCTCTGGACTACTGGACTTACCTTGGCTCTCTCACTGTTCCTCCTCTTCTCGAAAGTGTCATCTGGATCATTCTCAGAGAACCTATAAACGTGTGCTCTGAACAG CTGGCTAAATTCCGCAGCATCCTCTGTACCGGTGACGGAGAGGCCGCCTGCCGCATGTTGAAAAATTTCAGACCCCCACAGCCTTTAAGGGGCCGGGAAGTGAGAAGAAACTAA